The DNA segment TTTTCGAATTTATCCCAAGTTGAACGCAAGTTAGCAAACTTTGCCGCCCCAATCGCCCAACGCGCCCATGGCATTTCTGCCAAAGTCGATTGCCCCATAGCCTCGCTTGCTCAGTGCCTCAAGCGGTTCTAGGGAGAAAATTATGCAAGGCTTCATGCCGTTGGCGCAATTGGCCTAGAGAATTGGGACCCACACGCCCTATATTTTGAGGAATTTTCAAGACGATGACCACACACGAAACTATCCCCGAAACTGTTGATGACGTGCTCAAAGAGTTCCGCGACTGCGGGGCATTGCTCGAAGGGCATTTCAAACTCTCATCGGGGCGGCATAGCGGTCATTACCTACAATGCGCGCGGGTCTTGATGGATCCAGCCCGCGCGGGGCGGCTGGCGCAAGCGATTGTAAACGCGATCCCCGACGATGTTTTGGACCAAGTTGATGTGGTGGTCTCACCCGCGATGGGCGGCATTATAGTCGGTCACGAAGTTGCGCGCGTCCTCAAGAAAGATGGCATGTTCCTCGAACGGCCCGAAGGCACTTTCCATCTTCGCCGCGGATTCGCGTTGGAGCCGGGCGCGAAAGTTTTGATGGTCGAAGACGTGGTCACAACCGGCCTATCCAGCCGGGAAGCCATCGACGCGGTCGCCCGCGAAGGGGGCGAAGTCATTGCCGAATGTGCGTTAATCGACCGGTCATTGGGTTCCGCCGATCTTGGCGTACCTTTCTATCCGCTCGCGGCATTCGATTTTCCGACATACGATGAAAATGACATCCCGGATGCCCTTGCCAGCGTAGCTGTGACCAAACCCGGCAGCAGGAAATAACAATGCAGGACATCGCCGCCAATTCTTCTCTACCTCCGTTGCGGTTGGGCGTGAACATTGATCACGTGGCCACCATCCGCAATGCGCGGGGCGGCGACCATCCCGATCCCGTGCGCGCTGCGCAGATTGTGGCGAGTGTCGGCGGCGATGGAATCACCGCCCATTTGCGCGAAGATCGTCGCCATATCCGCGACGAAGATCTGGCCCGCATCCAAGACGCCACAGATTTGCCGTTGAACCTAGAAATGGCCGCGACACAGGAAATGTTGGGCATCGCATTGCGCCACAAACCGCACGCGGCGTGTATCGTCCCGGAAAAGCGCGAAGAGCGCACAACCGAAGGCGGATTGGACGCGGCTGGCTTGCACAACACCTTGGTTCCGATTGTGGATCGATTGCGGGAAGCCGACATCCGCGTGTCGTTGTTTATCGAAGCGGATGAACGACAATTGGAAACCGCCTTGCATCTTGGCGTGCCGGTGGTCGAATTCCACACGGGCGAATACGCACATGCGATCTTGGATGGCGATGGCGACCGCACCGCAAAGGAATTGCGGCGCATCACCGATATGGCGGCTTTGGCGGCCAAGAACGGGATTGAACCGCATGCCGGCCACGGTCTAACATTCGACAATGTTCAACCGATCGCAGCCATTCCCCAGCTCGCCGAATTGAATATCGGGCATTACCTCATCGCAGAGGCGGTTTTCACCGGCCTAGAACCGGCCATTCGCCGGATGCGTGATTTGATGGACGCCGCGCGATGAAGGCGGAATCTTGAAAACCGAATCGGCATCATGACGAACGATCAACTCCCCACTTTATCCCGTGATCAAAAGCTATGGTCATTCGGCGCTGCGGCTTTGTTCCTGATCGCCGTCGCGTTTCTGGGCTTTGCGCTCAACACCGGGGCGATGCGTGGATTTGCGATTGGATGGCTCGCATTGCAGATATTCGGCTATGTCGGGGCGCTGAAAATCGCAAAGGGGGATTTTTCACACCCCTTGTTCAAATCTCAGGTGATCCTGCATAGTATCGCCCTAATGCTCCTTGTGGTGAGCGTGATAAAGGCAACGTCATGATTATCGGATTGGGTTCTGACCTGTGCAATATCGACCGGATCGCCAATTCGTTGGAGCGATACGGCGAACGTTTTGAGAACCGTGTATTCACCGAAGTCGAACGCGCTAAGGCGCGCCGCCGACCTTACACAATCGCCGGCACCTATGCGAAACGCTTTGCTGCGAAAGAAGCCTTCAGCAAAGCGGTTGGCACCGGGTTTCGACGGGGCGTTTTCATGAAGGATATCGGCGTCGTCAACGCGCCTTCGGGTGCGCCGACATTGGCTTTGACCGGCGGCGCTGCAAAGCGGCTTGAAGAAATGGTCCCGCCGGGCCATGAGGCGCACATCCACATGACCTTGACCGATGATCACCCATGGGCGCAGGCCTTTGTCATTATCGAGGCATTTCCCCGTTAAGTCGGCCGCGCGCTGCCCCAAATCCAAAAAACGGACACTTGAGTGACTAAAACCGACGAAAAAGAGAAGGTCAATTGGTTCGCAGAATTTCGCGGACTGGCTCTAATGCTGTTGGCCGTGCTGGCTTTTCACAGCCTCGTGGCAAAACCGTTTTACATCCCATCGACTTCAATGATGCCATCATTGCATGTTGGCGATCGATTGGTGGTTAGCAAATATCCCTATGGCTGGTCGTGGGCTTCGGCGAGTTTTCACCTGTTGCCGCGTGGCGACTGGCGCGTTTTCGGATCAACCCCTGAATATGGCGATATCGTTATCCCGGTGCATCCGATCCGCGATGAAGATTACATCAAACGGGTCGTTGCCCTTCCCGGTGACACGATCGAAGTGCGCGATGGCCGCATCATTTTGAACGGCGTGCCGGTGAAGCGCGAAGTGGTGCCGCCGGTGCGCATTCCGTTTGAACCCGATCTGACATGCAGAGGCCGTCCGTGCCTCGACAACTTCCTCGCCTACAAAGTGCGCATGCCCAATGGCGAACAATTCTTTGAACCGCCCACCTATCGTGAAACTCTGCCCAACGGTGCGACCTATTTGATTATCGATCATGCCGATCAAAGCCGCACGCGAATGGGCGAAGACGATCTGGATAATTATGGTCCTTACATCGTGCCCGAAGGGCATGTCTTCACGATGGGAGACAATCGCGATGAGAGCGCCGACAGCAGAGCCAGAGCCGAGAAAAGCGGCCTTGGCGGGGCAATTCCGCTTGAGAACATTGGTGGACGAGCAGAGTTCATCACCTTCTCTGTTGATGGATCGGCCACATGGAACCCGCTCAGCTGGTATTCGGCGATGCGCGGGGATCGGGCATGGACGACGTTGCGACCGGCCATTGCGGAACAAAACCCCATTGCCGAACAAAGCGAAGCGCCGGAACCCGCGGCCGATTGAATAATGTGAGGGCCATCCATGGCTAGAAAATTTCTCTACTTCATCGCGTTCTGCATTGTGATCTTCCTGATCGGGCGGATCGCTTATGAGATGTTTCAAGAGGAACTGGCCGAATTTGTGTTCGTGCCGAGCGCCGAATTCACCCCAACCGCGCCGATGGAGGCGAACGCGTACCAAGACCCTGCTTTGTGGTATTCGCGCCCGGGAATTGGCGTGAATGACCCGGCCCGGTGGCAGCCTGCATACGCGCCAATTGCGCAAGCGGCATCCGATGACGGCGCAACGCAGTCGGGCACGGCGGCAGATACGGCAGGCAACGCCCCCACTCAGGCCACACCGCCGGACGCGCCGGATTTTGCGGTCTTTTTCATCCACCCGACAAGCTACCTAAGCCGCGACAATTGGAACGCAGCAATTGGCGATGAAGAAGCAGAACGGGTCGCACGGCTGTATGTTCGCGGTATGGCTAGTCCATTCAACGCCGCCAGCGAAATTTGGGCCCCGCGTTATCGTCAGGCGACGATGGGCGCGTTTTTGACCGATGCACCAGAGGCGCAGCAAGCGTTGGACGCTGCCTATGCCGATGTAGTTGAGGCGTTCGGCTATTTCGTGGAATCGGTTGACGCCGACACACCGATTGTCATCGCCGGGCACAGCCAAGGGTCTTTGCACCTGTTGCGATTGTTGCGTGAGGAAGTGAACGGTTCGCCGATCAAAAGCCGATTGGTCGCCGCCTATGCCGTGGGTTGGCCGATCTCAGTGGAACGCGATCTGCCCGCATTGGGAATCGATGCGTGCGCCACGGCGGCTCAGACCGGATGCTTGATTTCATGGTCGAGCTTTGCCGAACCGGCCGATCCCTCTTCGGTGATCGATACGTATTCTGCATCCATCGGCTTTGACGGGGAAGCGCGCGGAAACAGTCAGATTTTGTGCACCAATCCCATCACCGGAACTTTTGGCGGGGCGGCCGACGCCAGCAGCAATCTGGGCACATTGGTGCCCGACAACACTTTGTCGAACGGCGAGCTTGTTCCGGCGGCGGTGCCGGCGCGTTGTGACGAACGCGGATTGTTGTTGATCGGCGATCC comes from the Erythrobacter sp. Alg231-14 genome and includes:
- the pyrE gene encoding orotate phosphoribosyltransferase yields the protein MTTHETIPETVDDVLKEFRDCGALLEGHFKLSSGRHSGHYLQCARVLMDPARAGRLAQAIVNAIPDDVLDQVDVVVSPAMGGIIVGHEVARVLKKDGMFLERPEGTFHLRRGFALEPGAKVLMVEDVVTTGLSSREAIDAVAREGGEVIAECALIDRSLGSADLGVPFYPLAAFDFPTYDENDIPDALASVAVTKPGSRK
- a CDS encoding pyridoxine 5'-phosphate synthase, translating into MQDIAANSSLPPLRLGVNIDHVATIRNARGGDHPDPVRAAQIVASVGGDGITAHLREDRRHIRDEDLARIQDATDLPLNLEMAATQEMLGIALRHKPHAACIVPEKREERTTEGGLDAAGLHNTLVPIVDRLREADIRVSLFIEADERQLETALHLGVPVVEFHTGEYAHAILDGDGDRTAKELRRITDMAALAAKNGIEPHAGHGLTFDNVQPIAAIPQLAELNIGHYLIAEAVFTGLEPAIRRMRDLMDAAR
- a CDS encoding pyridoxal phosphate biosynthetic protein → MTNDQLPTLSRDQKLWSFGAAALFLIAVAFLGFALNTGAMRGFAIGWLALQIFGYVGALKIAKGDFSHPLFKSQVILHSIALMLLVVSVIKATS
- the acpS gene encoding holo-ACP synthase translates to MIIGLGSDLCNIDRIANSLERYGERFENRVFTEVERAKARRRPYTIAGTYAKRFAAKEAFSKAVGTGFRRGVFMKDIGVVNAPSGAPTLALTGGAAKRLEEMVPPGHEAHIHMTLTDDHPWAQAFVIIEAFPR
- the lepB gene encoding signal peptidase I, with protein sequence MTKTDEKEKVNWFAEFRGLALMLLAVLAFHSLVAKPFYIPSTSMMPSLHVGDRLVVSKYPYGWSWASASFHLLPRGDWRVFGSTPEYGDIVIPVHPIRDEDYIKRVVALPGDTIEVRDGRIILNGVPVKREVVPPVRIPFEPDLTCRGRPCLDNFLAYKVRMPNGEQFFEPPTYRETLPNGATYLIIDHADQSRTRMGEDDLDNYGPYIVPEGHVFTMGDNRDESADSRARAEKSGLGGAIPLENIGGRAEFITFSVDGSATWNPLSWYSAMRGDRAWTTLRPAIAEQNPIAEQSEAPEPAAD
- a CDS encoding DUF3089 domain-containing protein — encoded protein: MARKFLYFIAFCIVIFLIGRIAYEMFQEELAEFVFVPSAEFTPTAPMEANAYQDPALWYSRPGIGVNDPARWQPAYAPIAQAASDDGATQSGTAADTAGNAPTQATPPDAPDFAVFFIHPTSYLSRDNWNAAIGDEEAERVARLYVRGMASPFNAASEIWAPRYRQATMGAFLTDAPEAQQALDAAYADVVEAFGYFVESVDADTPIVIAGHSQGSLHLLRLLREEVNGSPIKSRLVAAYAVGWPISVERDLPALGIDACATAAQTGCLISWSSFAEPADPSSVIDTYSASIGFDGEARGNSQILCTNPITGTFGGAADASSNLGTLVPDNTLSNGELVPAAVPARCDERGLLLIGDPPDLGSYVLPGNNYHVYDIPLFWANTQADVARRVSAAALRNGEPVTVTEPESVAN